The window AGCCGACGGCGGTGGCGTTGAAGTTATCATAGTTGTTCTCAACTATGGCACTAACGCTAATGTTTGTGGGGGTCGTGAGATATCCAGAAATAAGTTCAGGAGTAATTGTAACTGATGATATATTAACCTCAATCTCGTACTGGGAAGTGTCGTAGCCGCTGAAGTACTTGGTGAATACGCTCGAGTAGGCGGTTATCTCCCAGGTTCCCTCGACCGGGTCAGGGATAACCCAGGTGTACTCGTAGACGTTTCCGGCAGGGTTGGCTCCGACGTAGTAGTAGCCCGGAACGTACGCTGCAACGACCTCACCGAGTGGCCTGGCGATGAGAAGGGTCGTTCTGCCAATCGGGTTGCCCTCGGCGTCGGTTGCGATGCGGAGGGTGACGCGGAGCTCCTTGGTGCCGCGCGGAACCTTAACGAAGTAGTGCTTGGCTTCTCCAGGCTTCTCGGTGTCGGAGAGCTTGGCATAGCTTTCACCGTTCGGGTTCACCGGAATGTCGACGGTGACAGCTATGTAGCCGTCGATGTAGCTGGTGTCGGGGTCGTCGATGTAAACGAGTCCAACGTAGGTGCCGCTCTTCTGGAGCTTGGAGTAGTCGATGTTAATTAAGAACTGTCCTATGAGGTCGTCTATGCTCTGAGCACCGGCGCCGTCGATCGTGACCTCTGTGGTGTTGGGAATGATCCAATTAACGTTGGTGCTTATCCTGTAGGTCTTGTTCTGGAAGACGTACCAGAGTCCCCAACCTGGCTCATAGACGAGCGGTGAGAAGTATATCGGAACGCTTCCCGGATACTCGTTCCTTATGTAGACTCCCCTGTAAAGGTACGGGAAGCCAAAGGCGTTCTGGAAGTAGCCGTTGAAGTCCACATAGGCCTGTGATATCGGGATCATCGGAACGCCTATCGGGTTCTTGAAGCCGGTGTAGGTGGTTCCGGCGAAGATGTAGGTGGTCGGCTCCTGGCTGAGCTTCTCAAGCTCCTCGATGGCCTTGTCCACCTGTATGAGGCCGAAGCCCTGATCTATAAGGGTCCCATTGACGGGCTTGGCGCTGAGTTCGAGGGCGCGCTTTATCATTATGGGATCATAGGTCAGGTTGTGCTGCTTGGCGTAGCTAATCATCAGGGCAACGGCACCGCTGACATGCGGAGTGGCCATTGAGGTACCGCTCCATATTCCATAGTATCTGTTGGAGTCGTTGTAAACGATAGTGTACCACATCGGCAGGCTCGAGAATATGTCGGTACCCGGAGCCATGACGTCGGGGTCGAGCATACCGTCGTCCCTCGGTCCCCTGCTGGAGCTCATAGCTGGACCGGAGATTATGCCCATATCAACCCCGTACCAGAAGGACTCCCTCTCGTTGTCTACGTAGTTGCCGACGGTTATGGCGAGGTCGCTGTCACCCGGTGAGTGGACGGTGTTGGTGGTCGGGCCCTCGTTTCCTGCGGCTATGGCAAATGTAACACCGTACCAGTCGGTTAGCAGGTTAACGTAGAAGTTCTCCGGGCTCTCTATACCGTCGTTTATCTCGCCTCCACCACCTAGGGACATGCTTATGACGTCCGCACCGTTGAGGGTGGCGTATATCATTCCGCCGATGATCCAGCTAGTCCTTCCAAATCCAAACTCACCCGGAAGAACCTTGACCTCCATGAGCTGGGCGTTGGGGGCAACTCCATACACACCGCCGAAAAGCGGGTCGTCTGGAAGGCCAACGCCGGCAACGGTACCGCTGACGTGAGTTCCGTGACCGTGAGCGTCCCACATGAACATTGCGTAGTATGGAGCCATGAACTCGGCAAACGCAACGTTAACGAGGCTGGTGTTGAAGGTGAAGTACTCACCTGTCTCAGTATAGAGGCCAACCCCAGTATCATCAGTAAAGTTATTGTTCATATTGATATCCATGTATGCGGTGTAAGTGCCATTGTTGTCAACGACGAGAATCGGGTAAACATCGTTCTTATCACCATCAAAGTTCAAGTCAAAGTACCTCTCCGGGAGGAGTCCTATATAGTACATGTCACCGGTTATGTTGCCGATGTAATAGGTTCCCATGGTGTAGTTCGTGTAATATGCATCGTGGCCGTAGTACGGCGCATAAACACCCCAGAACAGGGTGACGTTCTTATCGACTGTTATGTAGCCACTAGACGTGGTGTTGGTGGAGTAGTATATCTCCGCGAGCCCCTCATCACTGGCGTCGTATATGTTCACAATCTTAGGCCTTCCATCGAGGGTGACCTGGAGGAACGGGTGGCCGACGTCAATTCCAGTGTCAAGAACGGCAACGGTGACATTGTCTCCGAGGACGCCATAATTAACCCATGTGTCGTAAGCGTGAATCGTGAAGATGCTCATGAACATGTCCGGGTGAGTGGGGAAGCTGGCATCTGGAGAAACATCTCCTGCCCCGGCCTCAGGGGCAACGGGCTCCTCGAGCTTGACCATCTCGTCCTTCCAGACGTGGAGTATTCCGGGTATTTCAGCGAGCTTTTCAACGTTGGAAACCGGCATTTCAACAACTATGAACTGCAGCTCAGGTTTGCTGATGGGGTCAATCTTACCAAGGCTCTTAAGGGCGTTGTAAACCTCAGTCCTGTGATCCCTATCCGGTGCCACTATGAGGCGCACCGTCTTACCGCTGCTCTCCAGAACCTTCTGGATTTCCTTCTGAAGGACTTCCCCTGGTATGAAATTGCTGGGCTTCTCCACCTCGATCTGCTGGGGGCTCTCGGACTGCTGTACTGGAGTCGCCGTTACTGCTAGCACTGATACTGCCGCTGGGATCGCAGAGAGTAGCATCACTACCACGACTAAAAGGCTCAGAGCCTTTTTGTTCATCCTAACACCTCCTAATCGTAATGCTCACCTATACAGTGAAAATCGCATGGATATAAATATTTCGTTCTATGGAGTAACCATATCCCCTCTACTATCCCGGTAACACCAGCAGTGACTCTTTTTGAACATTAGAATGCTAGTCTGTCAATCTCAGTAGAACAGAAAGTTAATACTGATACAGAGCGATGTGACTCCGACACCCTTCTTAGAATCCACCTTGACTCGGATAGGAACGGCACCGGTTACTCCTTTAGAAACAGCAGTGCCCCCAGAAGGAATATCAGCAGGAAGGCATCGATTCCAGGATCGAGGGCGTATATCATAATGGCAAGCACAAATGCAAAACTTTTTGTGTTTTTCTCGCTTTCCCTCAGGAGAAAACCTAACAAATAAGCCTCCAGAAGTCCAAAAAATCCAAAATCGGCAATTGCCTGTCCGAAAAAGAAATATGTGTAGTTGCCGCTCGCCCCAAAGAGCCCCGCAATCATATGTCTAGGATTGTCGCTGAATAGCAGACTCCCATGGAAGATGCCAGTCGGAAGGGAAAGACGAACCAAGTTGTGAAACACTAAAAAAGTAAAGCCAATCCTAATCAGAATTGCTTCGATGCTACCGCTGAGCCATATCACCAAAAGGCCCAAGAGGAGACCACTTCCCAGAGTTTTTGTATCAACTCTGAAAATCCCGCGGGAGTACATGTCAAATACGTAGGCGAGATACATCAGCACTATAAGGGAGCGGAACGTTCCGAGGAAGAAGATGAAGGTAAAGATCAGGAATAGTAGAGTCTTCACTTTGGTGCTG of the Thermococcus onnurineus NA1 genome contains:
- a CDS encoding S8 family peptidase; the encoded protein is MNKKALSLLVVVVMLLSAIPAAVSVLAVTATPVQQSESPQQIEVEKPSNFIPGEVLQKEIQKVLESSGKTVRLIVAPDRDHRTEVYNALKSLGKIDPISKPELQFIVVEMPVSNVEKLAEIPGILHVWKDEMVKLEEPVAPEAGAGDVSPDASFPTHPDMFMSIFTIHAYDTWVNYGVLGDNVTVAVLDTGIDVGHPFLQVTLDGRPKIVNIYDASDEGLAEIYYSTNTTSSGYITVDKNVTLFWGVYAPYYGHDAYYTNYTMGTYYIGNITGDMYYIGLLPERYFDLNFDGDKNDVYPILVVDNNGTYTAYMDINMNNNFTDDTGVGLYTETGEYFTFNTSLVNVAFAEFMAPYYAMFMWDAHGHGTHVSGTVAGVGLPDDPLFGGVYGVAPNAQLMEVKVLPGEFGFGRTSWIIGGMIYATLNGADVISMSLGGGGEINDGIESPENFYVNLLTDWYGVTFAIAAGNEGPTTNTVHSPGDSDLAITVGNYVDNERESFWYGVDMGIISGPAMSSSRGPRDDGMLDPDVMAPGTDIFSSLPMWYTIVYNDSNRYYGIWSGTSMATPHVSGAVALMISYAKQHNLTYDPIMIKRALELSAKPVNGTLIDQGFGLIQVDKAIEELEKLSQEPTTYIFAGTTYTGFKNPIGVPMIPISQAYVDFNGYFQNAFGFPYLYRGVYIRNEYPGSVPIYFSPLVYEPGWGLWYVFQNKTYRISTNVNWIIPNTTEVTIDGAGAQSIDDLIGQFLINIDYSKLQKSGTYVGLVYIDDPDTSYIDGYIAVTVDIPVNPNGESYAKLSDTEKPGEAKHYFVKVPRGTKELRVTLRIATDAEGNPIGRTTLLIARPLGEVVAAYVPGYYYVGANPAGNVYEYTWVIPDPVEGTWEITAYSSVFTKYFSGYDTSQYEIEVNISSVTITPELISGYLTTPTNISVSAIVENNYDNFNATAVGYGLGRLDTNDVMVRNVGQDEWDLIGAFYADPTTYFIRFGITQPKDPTADLDLYVFYFPTYEDLLNFTNYTIYDYQIGPTSDEVFEQFMPAPGYYVVNVHGYDTVGYDQLQYVFYYQILGDNGDISTGESPFLFEMGTNRTINATIEFSANGTYLGILGLINADTGEGITYAPTMFQVGQPEMVIVAYPEATLGKPSVLKIRLLDLATMDPIAVPVAVSINGQEYYTSTGVLDISYVPLHRTETFRIQVISDYYKDTYTEITVRAKEPVENEVYSPTILEPYVAVGVGEVTGVTTDETMLTITANGPSGAEDYIFVTLPVDTSYIKITGDHIIDYYTIEGKNALYAVIKVKYASPVTVTIEYKTARYIVSTWNYVWYMLYWRYNQKFDPLYQKAVELGVDNKTLQEAMRYKELADEYYAEAKKYMNPYRENLAVAALPYVRKAYLNILKAYTLLEEAVNEIEGSEG